A window of the Streptomyces sp. NBC_00250 genome harbors these coding sequences:
- a CDS encoding DUF4396 domain-containing protein, producing the protein MQHDAHAHHDHSTHTGHEGHAGHTGHEGHADHTAGLEGHQTHQTHEGHQEQHGGHQDQHGAHHAPGKVSWSMAAKATLHCLTGCAIGEILGMVIGTALGWGNTQTMILAIILAFFFGYALTLRGILAAGVDFKTAFKVALAADTLSIAVMEIIDNGIIALWPGAMDAHLDEAFFWIVLAIALAAAFVITTPVNKWMIGRGKGHAVVHQYHH; encoded by the coding sequence ATGCAGCACGACGCGCACGCCCATCACGACCACAGCACCCACACGGGCCACGAGGGTCACGCGGGCCACACCGGACACGAGGGTCACGCCGACCACACGGCAGGACTCGAAGGCCACCAGACCCACCAGACCCACGAGGGTCACCAGGAGCAGCACGGTGGCCACCAGGACCAGCACGGCGCTCACCACGCCCCCGGCAAGGTCTCCTGGTCCATGGCCGCCAAGGCCACACTGCACTGCCTCACCGGCTGCGCCATCGGCGAGATCCTCGGCATGGTCATCGGCACCGCGCTCGGCTGGGGCAACACGCAGACGATGATCCTGGCGATCATCCTGGCCTTCTTCTTCGGCTACGCGCTCACCCTGCGCGGCATCCTGGCCGCCGGCGTCGATTTCAAGACGGCCTTCAAGGTGGCGCTCGCCGCCGACACCCTCTCCATCGCGGTGATGGAGATCATCGACAACGGCATCATCGCCCTCTGGCCCGGCGCCATGGACGCGCATCTCGACGAGGCGTTCTTCTGGATCGTGCTCGCCATCGCGCTCGCCGCCGCCTTCGTGATCACCACGCCGGTCAACAAGTGGATGATCGGCCGCGGCAAGGGCCACGCGGTGGTCCACCAGTACCACCACTGA
- a CDS encoding trp operon leader peptide, with protein MFAPQIQNWWWTAHPAAH; from the coding sequence ATGTTCGCGCCGCAGATCCAGAACTGGTGGTGGACCGCTCATCCGGCGGCCCACTGA
- a CDS encoding deoxyribonuclease IV yields MRNPVGGHVPVAGGLATVGLGYARELGAETVQVFVANPRGWATPPGNPAQDERFRAECAAESISAWVHAPYLINFGSHTEATAEKSVESMRHSLRRGREIGAKGVVVHTGSATGGRTRAVALAQVRELLLPLLDELTHEDDPDLLLESTAGQGFSLCSRAEDFGPYFDALDRHPKLGICLDTCHIFAAGHDLTGPHGAAQTLDQLVATVGEGRLKLIHANDSQDVVGARKDRHANIGVGHIGEDAFRNLLRHPATEGVPLIIETPGGTAGHLADVELLKKLRD; encoded by the coding sequence ATGCGCAACCCCGTCGGTGGCCATGTCCCGGTGGCCGGTGGCCTCGCCACGGTCGGCCTCGGTTACGCCCGTGAGCTCGGCGCCGAGACCGTGCAGGTCTTCGTCGCCAACCCGCGCGGCTGGGCCACCCCGCCCGGGAACCCCGCCCAGGACGAACGGTTCCGCGCCGAGTGCGCCGCCGAGTCGATCTCGGCCTGGGTCCACGCCCCGTACCTGATCAACTTCGGCTCCCACACCGAGGCCACCGCGGAGAAGTCGGTGGAGTCGATGCGGCACTCGTTGCGGCGGGGCCGCGAGATCGGCGCGAAGGGCGTGGTGGTGCACACCGGCTCGGCGACCGGGGGCCGCACGCGCGCGGTGGCGCTCGCGCAGGTGCGGGAGCTGCTGCTGCCGCTGCTCGACGAGCTGACGCACGAGGACGATCCGGATCTGCTCCTGGAGTCGACGGCCGGGCAGGGCTTCTCGCTCTGCTCGCGCGCGGAGGACTTCGGACCGTACTTCGACGCGCTCGACCGTCATCCGAAGCTGGGGATCTGCCTCGACACCTGCCACATCTTCGCCGCCGGCCACGATCTGACCGGTCCGCACGGCGCCGCGCAGACGCTCGACCAGCTGGTGGCGACCGTGGGCGAGGGACGGCTGAAGCTGATCCACGCCAACGACTCCCAGGACGTCGTCGGCGCCCGCAAGGACCGGCACGCGAACATCGGCGTGGGTCACATCGGCGAGGACGCGTTCCGGAACCTCCTCCGCCACCCCGCGACCGAGGGCGTGCCGCTGATCATCGAGACGCCCGGCGGCACGGCGGGTCACCTCGCGGACGTGGAGCTGCTCAAGAAGCTGAGGGACTGA
- the bfr gene encoding bacterioferritin, producing the protein MQGDPEVLEFLNEQLTGELTAINQYWLHYRIQDNKGWTKLAKYTREESIDEMKHADKLTERILMLDGLPNYQRLFHVRVGQTLTEMFQADRQVEVEAIDRLKRGIEVMRAKGDITSANLFEEILADEEHHIDYLDTQLELIESLGEALYISTLIEQPS; encoded by the coding sequence ATGCAGGGCGACCCCGAGGTCCTCGAGTTCCTCAACGAGCAGCTGACCGGCGAGCTGACGGCCATCAACCAGTACTGGCTGCACTACCGCATCCAGGACAACAAGGGGTGGACGAAGCTCGCCAAATACACGCGCGAAGAGTCCATCGATGAGATGAAGCACGCGGACAAGCTGACCGAGCGCATCCTGATGCTCGACGGCCTGCCCAATTACCAGCGGCTCTTCCACGTACGGGTCGGCCAGACCCTCACCGAGATGTTCCAGGCGGACCGCCAGGTCGAGGTGGAGGCGATCGACCGTCTCAAGCGCGGGATCGAGGTCATGCGGGCCAAGGGGGACATCACGTCCGCCAACCTCTTCGAGGAGATCCTGGCCGACGAGGAGCACCACATCGACTACCTGGACACGCAGCTGGAGCTGATCGAGTCCCTGGGTGAGGCGCTCTACATCTCGACGCTCATCGAGCAGCCCAGCTGA
- a CDS encoding class II 3-deoxy-7-phosphoheptulonate synthase, with the protein MTVNADTHAVAKATWRDLPAAQQPEYPDAEALRDVIADLESYPPLVFAGECDQLRARMGAVARGEAFLLQGGDCAEAFDAVSADHIRAKLKTLLQMSAVLTYAASVPVVKVGRIAGQYSKPRSKGTETRDGVTLPTYRGDSVNGFGFDEKSRIPDPERLKRMYNASASTLNLVRAFTTGGYADLRQVHAWNQDFVKSSPSGQRYEALAREIDNALNFMKACGTDPAEFKAVEFYASHEALLLDYEGALTRTDSRTGKLYDTSGHMVWVGERTRQLDHAHIEFAARISNPIGIKLGPTTSVDEALTYIDRLDPDRDPGRLTFIVRMGADKVRDKLPELVEKVTASGAVVAWVTDPMHGNTFEAASGHKTRRFDDVLDEVKGFFEVHKALGTHPGGIHVELTGDDVTECVGGGDEIFVDDLHQRYETACDPRLNRSQSLDLAFLVAEMYRDQ; encoded by the coding sequence GTGACCGTGAACGCTGATACCCACGCCGTCGCCAAGGCGACCTGGCGAGACCTGCCCGCGGCGCAGCAGCCCGAGTACCCCGATGCCGAGGCTCTGCGCGATGTGATCGCGGACCTCGAGTCGTATCCTCCGCTCGTCTTCGCCGGCGAGTGCGACCAGCTGCGCGCCCGGATGGGAGCCGTCGCCCGTGGCGAGGCGTTCCTGCTCCAGGGCGGCGACTGCGCCGAGGCCTTCGACGCCGTGTCCGCCGACCACATCCGGGCCAAGCTCAAGACGCTGCTCCAGATGAGCGCCGTCCTCACCTACGCGGCCTCCGTGCCCGTGGTGAAGGTCGGCCGCATCGCCGGCCAGTACTCGAAGCCCCGCTCCAAGGGCACCGAGACCCGTGACGGGGTGACCCTGCCGACGTACCGAGGCGACTCGGTCAACGGCTTCGGCTTCGACGAGAAGTCCCGCATCCCGGACCCCGAGCGCCTGAAGCGGATGTACAACGCCTCCGCCTCCACGCTCAACCTGGTGCGCGCCTTCACCACCGGTGGCTACGCCGACCTGCGCCAGGTGCACGCCTGGAACCAGGACTTCGTGAAGTCGTCCCCCTCGGGCCAGCGCTACGAGGCGCTCGCCCGCGAGATCGACAACGCGCTGAACTTCATGAAGGCGTGTGGCACCGACCCGGCCGAGTTCAAGGCCGTCGAGTTCTACGCCTCCCACGAGGCGCTGCTGCTCGACTACGAGGGCGCCCTCACCCGTACGGACTCGCGCACCGGCAAGCTGTACGACACCTCCGGCCACATGGTCTGGGTCGGTGAGCGCACCCGCCAGCTCGACCACGCCCACATCGAGTTCGCCGCGCGCATCTCGAACCCGATCGGCATCAAGCTGGGCCCGACCACCTCGGTGGACGAGGCGCTGACGTACATCGACCGTCTCGACCCGGACCGCGACCCGGGACGGCTGACCTTCATCGTCCGCATGGGCGCCGACAAGGTCCGCGACAAGCTCCCCGAGCTGGTCGAGAAGGTCACCGCCTCCGGTGCGGTCGTCGCCTGGGTCACCGACCCGATGCACGGCAACACCTTCGAGGCCGCCTCCGGCCACAAGACGCGCCGCTTCGACGACGTGCTCGACGAGGTCAAGGGCTTCTTCGAGGTCCACAAGGCGCTGGGCACCCACCCGGGCGGCATCCACGTCGAGCTCACCGGTGACGACGTCACCGAGTGCGTGGGCGGCGGCGACGAGATCTTCGTCGACGACCTGCACCAGCGCTACGAGACGGCCTGCGACCCGCGTCTCAACCGCAGCCAGTCCCTCGATCTGGCCTTCCTGGTCGCGGAGATGTACCGCGATCAGTAA
- a CDS encoding sulfite oxidase-like oxidoreductase, whose translation MGQPESGVHREAGQPDRSPDLPPGQRLQRGWPVTHYGPVPKFKPDRWEFRVFGATADGDKRCWNHEEFSALPFSTVEADLHCVTKFSMLGAEWGGVPARTVLELAPPAPQVTHVMVWAEYGYSANMRLADFAGDRTIFATHKDGELLTAEHGFPLRLVVPHLYAWKGPKWVRGVEYMAADRRGFWEERGYHNLGDPWTEQRYSYQEEPGDGPEL comes from the coding sequence ATGGGTCAGCCGGAGAGCGGAGTACACCGGGAAGCGGGGCAGCCGGATCGTTCACCGGACCTTCCGCCTGGTCAGCGGCTCCAGCGCGGCTGGCCGGTCACCCATTACGGGCCCGTCCCCAAGTTTAAGCCGGACCGCTGGGAGTTCCGCGTCTTCGGCGCGACGGCCGACGGTGACAAGCGGTGCTGGAACCACGAGGAGTTCTCGGCCCTTCCGTTCTCCACGGTCGAGGCCGATCTGCACTGCGTCACGAAATTCAGCATGCTCGGGGCCGAATGGGGTGGCGTCCCGGCCCGTACGGTGCTGGAGCTCGCCCCGCCGGCGCCGCAGGTCACCCATGTGATGGTCTGGGCCGAGTACGGCTACAGCGCCAACATGCGGCTCGCCGACTTCGCCGGGGACCGTACGATTTTCGCCACCCACAAGGACGGGGAGCTGCTCACCGCCGAGCACGGTTTCCCGCTGCGCCTGGTGGTCCCGCACCTGTACGCGTGGAAGGGCCCCAAGTGGGTCCGGGGCGTCGAGTACATGGCCGCCGACCGCCGGGGCTTCTGGGAGGAGCGGGGCTACCACAACCTCGGCGATCCCTGGACGGAGCAGCGGTACTCGTACCAGGAGGAACCGGGAGACGGCCCGGAGCTGTAG
- a CDS encoding N-acetylmuramoyl-L-alanine amidase, translating into MYGAAAAVVATATIGTIAVASPGLLGAAGDTKATEDVPLQTQFANAAQEFDVPQSVLMAVSYRQTRWESHDGLPSTTGAYNVMGLTDVDAEDIEQPTDEERLAHLNASGKAEIEKTFDKAKALAALPKETVDTDDPRLHTLDKAAGLIGSSAEAVQNDTTASIRAGAALLAEYQKQAGAELSDDPGVWYPAVARYSQSSNKKSADLFAKRVFESIETGERALTTDGESVALPADPAVEPVKPSNVPLAATFASTTALPTPECPPTGLVCDFRPAEVPSTGQRNYTLANRAKGTQLNISRIVIHDTEGSYDGTIETFQSATAKGSAHYLIRANDGLVTQMVENKNIAWHAGNWSDNMHDIGVEHEGFAIRDGYWYTEPQYESSAKLVKFLAAQYGIPLDREHVIGHDEIAGHVNAKVAGMHWDAGPFWDWNHYMSLLGAPTGAGGAGGLLKAGQLVRVVPPFTSANQQPMKYREELPDKTVVVKTTAPLPVNFGYLYSEPVADQAKALTDPYFSDGWQYGSNWANKVPAGGTYVVAEVKTNWTAIWYRGQKAWFYNPGGQYTSVVKDSTQRVLVPAPGKTPLIYGRSFPEASAYPGTNGVTAPTDNPNYLSKYSFGSGAAYVKAGPAVKGDDYFGSAQTNVVGTDMYIPIRYNHRMAWVKASDVVESAPAPAVNATDRYNVLARDASGVLWQYQGTGKGAFLNRYRVGPGWDAYNTITPMTALRADGTGDAVARDKDGVLWYYRGSGNPSAPFASRLRVGAGWNVYDKLLGARDMNADGRPDLIARDKTGVLWLYKNTGASPNPFATRVRVGGGWNIYNELISTGDMTGDGKPDLIARDKTGVLWLYKNTGASPNPFATRGQVGGGWNAYNVMVGPSDLDLDGKPDLIARDAAGDLWFYKNTNGYPNPYATRVRVGGGWGIYNLIV; encoded by the coding sequence TTGTACGGAGCGGCGGCCGCAGTCGTCGCCACCGCCACGATCGGCACCATCGCGGTCGCTTCACCGGGCCTCCTCGGCGCGGCGGGCGACACCAAGGCTACTGAGGATGTCCCCCTCCAGACACAGTTCGCAAACGCGGCGCAGGAATTCGATGTGCCGCAGAGCGTGCTGATGGCGGTGTCGTACCGGCAGACGCGGTGGGAGTCGCACGACGGGCTGCCGAGCACGACCGGCGCGTACAACGTCATGGGTCTGACGGACGTCGACGCCGAGGACATCGAGCAGCCCACCGACGAGGAGCGCCTCGCGCACCTGAACGCGAGCGGCAAGGCCGAGATCGAAAAAACGTTCGACAAGGCCAAGGCCCTGGCCGCCCTGCCGAAGGAGACCGTCGACACCGACGACCCGCGGCTGCACACCCTGGACAAGGCGGCCGGTCTGATCGGCAGCTCCGCCGAGGCCGTCCAGAACGACACCACCGCCTCCATCCGCGCCGGTGCCGCGCTGCTCGCCGAGTACCAGAAGCAGGCCGGCGCCGAGCTCTCCGACGACCCGGGTGTCTGGTACCCGGCCGTGGCGCGCTACAGCCAGTCGTCGAACAAGAAGAGCGCCGACCTCTTCGCGAAGCGCGTCTTCGAGTCGATCGAGACGGGCGAGCGGGCGCTCACCACGGACGGCGAGTCGGTCGCTCTGCCGGCGGACCCGGCGGTCGAGCCGGTCAAGCCGTCGAACGTGCCGCTGGCCGCGACCTTCGCGAGCACCACGGCGCTCCCGACCCCCGAGTGCCCGCCCACCGGCCTCGTCTGCGACTTCCGTCCGGCGGAGGTTCCGAGCACCGGACAGCGGAACTACACCCTCGCCAATCGTGCCAAGGGCACGCAGCTGAACATCAGCCGGATCGTCATCCACGACACCGAGGGCAGCTACGACGGCACCATCGAGACCTTCCAGAGCGCGACCGCCAAGGGCAGTGCCCACTATCTGATCCGCGCCAACGACGGTCTGGTCACCCAGATGGTCGAGAACAAGAACATCGCGTGGCACGCGGGCAACTGGTCCGACAACATGCACGACATCGGCGTCGAGCACGAGGGCTTCGCCATCCGGGACGGCTACTGGTACACCGAGCCCCAGTACGAGTCCTCCGCCAAGCTGGTGAAGTTCCTCGCCGCCCAGTACGGGATTCCGCTGGACCGTGAGCACGTCATCGGCCACGACGAGATCGCGGGCCACGTCAACGCCAAGGTCGCGGGGATGCACTGGGACGCCGGTCCGTTCTGGGACTGGAACCACTACATGTCCCTCCTCGGCGCCCCGACCGGTGCCGGCGGTGCCGGCGGTCTGCTCAAGGCCGGCCAGCTGGTCCGCGTCGTCCCGCCGTTCACCTCGGCGAACCAGCAGCCGATGAAGTACAGGGAGGAGCTCCCCGACAAGACGGTGGTCGTCAAGACGACCGCCCCGCTGCCGGTGAACTTCGGCTACCTGTACTCGGAGCCCGTGGCCGACCAGGCCAAGGCGCTGACCGATCCGTACTTCTCGGACGGCTGGCAGTACGGCTCCAACTGGGCGAACAAGGTCCCGGCCGGCGGCACCTACGTCGTCGCCGAGGTGAAGACCAACTGGACCGCCATCTGGTACCGCGGCCAGAAGGCCTGGTTCTACAACCCGGGCGGCCAGTACACGTCCGTCGTCAAGGACAGCACGCAGCGGGTCCTCGTGCCCGCGCCCGGCAAGACCCCGCTGATCTACGGCCGGTCCTTCCCCGAGGCCTCGGCGTACCCCGGGACCAACGGCGTCACCGCCCCCACGGACAACCCCAACTACCTGTCGAAGTACTCCTTCGGCAGTGGTGCCGCGTACGTGAAGGCCGGCCCGGCGGTCAAGGGCGACGACTACTTCGGCTCCGCCCAGACGAACGTCGTCGGCACCGACATGTACATCCCGATCCGCTACAACCACCGCATGGCGTGGGTGAAGGCCTCGGACGTCGTCGAGTCCGCCCCGGCCCCGGCGGTGAACGCCACCGACCGCTACAACGTCCTCGCCCGTGACGCCTCCGGTGTCCTCTGGCAGTACCAGGGCACCGGCAAGGGCGCGTTCCTGAACCGGTACCGGGTCGGCCCCGGCTGGGACGCGTACAACACGATCACCCCGATGACCGCGCTCCGTGCCGATGGCACCGGCGACGCCGTCGCCCGGGACAAGGACGGCGTGCTCTGGTACTACCGGGGCAGTGGCAACCCCTCCGCGCCGTTCGCGAGCCGCCTTCGGGTCGGCGCCGGCTGGAACGTGTACGACAAGCTCCTCGGCGCTCGCGACATGAACGCCGACGGCCGGCCGGACCTGATCGCCCGCGACAAGACCGGCGTGCTGTGGCTGTACAAGAACACCGGCGCCTCCCCGAACCCCTTCGCGACCCGTGTCCGGGTCGGCGGCGGCTGGAACATCTACAACGAGCTGATCAGCACCGGTGACATGACCGGGGACGGCAAGCCCGACCTGATCGCCCGCGACAAGACCGGCGTGCTGTGGCTGTACAAGAACACCGGCGCCTCCCCGAACCCGTTCGCCACCCGCGGCCAGGTCGGCGGCGGCTGGAACGCCTACAACGTCATGGTCGGCCCGAGCGACCTCGACCTCGACGGCAAGCCTGACCTGATCGCCCGGGATGCCGCCGGTGACCTGTGGTTCTACAAGAACACGAACGGCTACCCCAACCCGTACGCCACCCGCGTCCGCGTCGGTGGCGGCTGGGGCATCTACAACCTGATCGTCTGA
- a CDS encoding anthranilate synthase family protein, with protein sequence MDPVDLSRLLDPSCPPFALLRRRTPGRDHDTVEVLIGRVHEAERLAELPVSPLPTLALVPFRQIRERGFDVRDDGTPLSVLVADETYELPLAEALRQLPAHDVAVEGGGFDVSDEEYAGIVRRVIDEEIGSGEGANFVIRRTYTGEIPGFGRADALALFRRLLAGERGAYWTFVVHTGDRTLVGASPEVHVRMSGGTVVMNPISGTYRYPAGAAPTTEGLLAFLADRKETEELSMVVDEELKMMCTVGDMGGVVVGPRLKEMAHLAHTEYELRGRSSLDVREVLRETMFAATVTGSPVQNACRVIERHEVGGRGYYAGALALLGTDESGAQTLDSPILIRTADIASDGHLRVPVGATLVRHSDPAGEVAETHAKAAGVLTALGVREGRPAGGAAPASVALADDPRVRAALDARRADLAPFWLKMQVRSAELAGRALVIDAEDTFTAMLAHVLRSSGLDVSVLRYDEPGLRELALAHEGPVVLGPGPGNPSDAADPKMRFLRALTAELVREHRHGLLGVCLGHELIAAELGLEIVRKRTPFQGAQLRIDLFGQERTVGFYNSFTARCDDRTATELALHRIEVSRDTETGEVHALRGPGFAGVQFHPESVLTTEGAALTASLLAGVLV encoded by the coding sequence ATGGACCCCGTGGACCTCTCCCGTCTCCTCGACCCCTCCTGCCCGCCCTTCGCCCTGCTGCGCCGCCGCACTCCCGGCCGTGACCACGACACCGTCGAGGTGCTGATCGGCCGGGTCCACGAGGCCGAGCGCCTCGCGGAGCTGCCCGTGAGCCCGCTGCCGACGCTCGCCCTGGTGCCCTTCCGGCAGATCCGGGAGCGCGGCTTCGACGTGCGGGACGACGGCACCCCGCTCTCGGTGCTCGTCGCCGACGAGACGTACGAGCTGCCGCTCGCGGAGGCCCTGAGGCAGCTCCCCGCGCACGACGTGGCCGTCGAGGGCGGTGGCTTCGACGTCTCCGACGAGGAGTACGCGGGGATCGTGCGGCGGGTCATCGACGAGGAGATCGGCTCCGGCGAGGGCGCGAACTTCGTCATCCGGCGTACGTACACCGGGGAGATCCCGGGCTTCGGGCGGGCCGACGCGCTCGCCCTGTTCCGGCGGCTGCTCGCCGGTGAGCGGGGCGCGTACTGGACCTTCGTCGTGCACACCGGCGACCGGACGCTGGTCGGGGCGAGCCCCGAGGTGCACGTACGGATGTCGGGCGGCACGGTCGTCATGAACCCGATCAGCGGCACGTACCGCTACCCGGCCGGGGCCGCCCCGACCACCGAGGGCCTGCTCGCCTTCCTCGCCGACCGCAAGGAGACCGAGGAGTTGTCGATGGTGGTCGACGAGGAGCTCAAGATGATGTGCACGGTCGGCGACATGGGCGGGGTGGTGGTCGGTCCGCGGCTGAAGGAGATGGCCCATCTCGCGCACACGGAGTACGAGTTGCGGGGCCGCTCCAGCCTGGACGTGCGGGAGGTGCTGCGGGAGACGATGTTCGCGGCGACCGTGACCGGCTCGCCCGTGCAGAACGCGTGCCGGGTGATCGAGCGTCATGAGGTGGGTGGGCGCGGCTACTACGCGGGCGCCCTCGCCCTGCTCGGCACCGACGAGAGCGGCGCGCAGACCCTGGACTCCCCCATCCTGATCCGTACGGCCGACATCGCCTCCGACGGGCACCTCCGAGTGCCGGTCGGCGCCACGCTCGTACGGCACTCCGACCCGGCGGGCGAGGTCGCCGAGACCCATGCGAAGGCGGCCGGGGTGCTCACCGCGCTCGGGGTGAGGGAAGGCCGGCCGGCCGGCGGGGCCGCACCGGCCTCCGTGGCCCTCGCGGACGATCCGCGGGTACGGGCCGCCCTGGACGCGCGGCGGGCGGACCTCGCGCCGTTCTGGCTGAAGATGCAGGTCAGGTCGGCCGAACTGGCCGGCCGCGCGCTGGTGATCGACGCCGAGGACACCTTCACGGCGATGCTGGCGCACGTCCTGCGCTCCTCGGGCCTCGACGTGTCGGTGCTCCGCTACGACGAGCCGGGGCTGCGCGAGCTGGCGCTCGCCCACGAGGGGCCGGTGGTCCTCGGTCCCGGTCCCGGCAACCCCTCGGACGCCGCCGACCCGAAGATGCGCTTCCTGCGCGCTCTGACGGCCGAGCTGGTGCGGGAACACCGGCACGGCCTTCTGGGTGTCTGCCTCGGGCACGAGCTGATCGCCGCCGAGCTGGGCCTGGAGATCGTCCGCAAGCGGACCCCGTTCCAGGGGGCCCAGTTGCGGATCGACCTCTTCGGGCAGGAGCGGACGGTCGGCTTCTACAACAGCTTCACCGCCCGCTGCGACGACCGGACCGCGACGGAGCTGGCGCTGCACCGGATCGAGGTGAGCCGGGACACGGAGACCGGCGAGGTGCACGCGCTGCGCGGGCCGGGTTTCGCGGGGGTGCAGTTCCATCCGGAGTCGGTGCTGACGACGGAGGGCGCGGCCCTGACGGCCTCGCTCCTCGCCGGCGTACTGGTCTGA
- a CDS encoding (2Fe-2S)-binding protein, with product MYVCSCFGVTEKQVKQHADAGACTPRQIASACKAGTDCGSCVRRIQAILGRGNCPRRDLVDQGMPALAADVVEPEGLSEAA from the coding sequence TTGTACGTCTGCTCATGCTTCGGCGTTACGGAGAAGCAGGTCAAGCAGCATGCCGACGCGGGCGCCTGCACGCCGCGCCAGATCGCGTCGGCCTGCAAGGCCGGCACGGACTGCGGTTCCTGCGTCCGTCGCATTCAGGCCATTCTCGGTCGGGGCAACTGCCCACGACGTGACCTCGTGGACCAGGGCATGCCCGCCCTGGCGGCCGACGTCGTCGAGCCCGAGGGGCTTTCCGAGGCCGCCTGA